Proteins encoded within one genomic window of Candidatus Binataceae bacterium:
- a CDS encoding methyltransferase domain-containing protein: MGEPHESRVYSDLARFYDHTFGRVFVDHEHEVIESLNLRPDQQLLEVGVGTGISLEAYPAYVHVVGIDPSADMLAQAVKKTREQGWNHIEVRQGDALNLDFPDNNFDWVLSFHVMTVVPDPLRMMREMVRVCKPGGKIVHVNHFASENPLLYSLVWLANPVTKHLGWTTRLRVSDVIKGENIRVERNERLSKLSVHRLVIATKLG; encoded by the coding sequence ATGGGCGAACCGCATGAGAGCCGGGTCTATTCCGATCTGGCGCGTTTTTACGACCACACGTTCGGCCGCGTCTTCGTCGATCACGAACACGAGGTAATCGAGTCGCTCAACCTGCGCCCCGACCAACAGCTACTCGAGGTCGGCGTGGGCACTGGCATCTCGCTCGAAGCCTATCCCGCCTACGTCCACGTCGTCGGGATCGATCCTTCGGCCGACATGCTCGCGCAGGCGGTCAAGAAGACCCGCGAGCAGGGATGGAACCATATCGAGGTCCGCCAGGGCGACGCGCTCAACCTCGATTTCCCCGACAACAACTTCGACTGGGTGCTCAGCTTCCACGTGATGACGGTGGTGCCCGATCCGCTGCGGATGATGCGCGAGATGGTGCGGGTGTGTAAGCCCGGCGGCAAGATCGTGCACGTCAATCATTTCGCGAGCGAGAACCCGCTGCTGTACTCGCTGGTCTGGCTCGCCAATCCGGTGACCAAGCATCTTGGGTGGACGACGCGGCTGCGCGTGAGCGACGTCATCAAGGGCGAGAACATCCGAGTCGAGCGCAACGAGCGCCTGTCCAAACTGTCGGTCCATCGGCTGGTGATCGCGACCAAGCTCGGTTGA
- a CDS encoding VOC family protein — MEKELLKRFDRLEVATADLADAVSIYQRNFGFELKDGSSGEAATLKIGDAEIRLLADPAAAATIAATGEGLAAIWLEAEDVERVAAALGKAGIRPPALRVEAGRRILAIDPKVANQVPLFIFDRKP; from the coding sequence GTGGAAAAGGAATTGCTCAAACGCTTCGACAGGCTCGAGGTCGCGACCGCCGACCTCGCCGACGCGGTTTCGATCTACCAGCGCAATTTCGGCTTTGAACTCAAGGACGGCTCAAGCGGCGAAGCCGCGACGCTGAAGATTGGCGACGCGGAGATTCGGCTGCTTGCGGACCCGGCCGCCGCGGCGACGATTGCCGCCACCGGCGAGGGGCTGGCCGCGATATGGCTGGAAGCGGAAGACGTCGAGCGGGTCGCAGCGGCGCTGGGCAAGGCGGGAATCCGGCCGCCGGCGCTGCGCGTCGAAGCCGGTCGGCGCATCCTCGCGATCGACCCCAAAGTCGCCAACCAGGTCCCGCTCTTCATCTTCGACCGCAAGCCGTAG
- a CDS encoding carboxypeptidase regulatory-like domain-containing protein, protein MRFRIFLAALMCAATAAPAWIAVTAAPARAYRAEAVKDGGTITGKVSFDGAPPARAPVEISKDRDVCGAVQHYDESLVVDAAGGIANAVVSISDIEKGAPLTPQKGVKFDQKGCEYVPHVLAFPARSTVDVVNSDGILHSVRTESRRNPPLDMAQPGFKKIIAVTLNEPEIVHVSCDAHGWMHGYWFVAGNPYYAVTGADGSFTIKDVPPGTYTLTAWQEKLGTRTHKVIVEPGKTVSIDFTMGLDKK, encoded by the coding sequence ATGAGATTCCGTATTTTCCTCGCAGCCCTGATGTGCGCCGCGACGGCGGCGCCGGCCTGGATTGCCGTGACGGCGGCGCCGGCCCGCGCCTACCGGGCCGAAGCCGTCAAGGATGGCGGCACGATCACCGGCAAGGTCAGCTTCGACGGCGCGCCTCCCGCGCGCGCGCCGGTCGAAATCAGCAAGGACCGCGACGTATGCGGCGCCGTGCAGCACTACGACGAGAGCCTGGTTGTGGACGCCGCGGGCGGGATTGCCAACGCCGTCGTGAGCATCTCGGACATCGAAAAGGGCGCTCCGCTGACCCCGCAAAAAGGCGTCAAGTTCGACCAGAAGGGATGCGAGTACGTGCCGCATGTGCTCGCTTTTCCGGCCCGCAGCACGGTCGACGTCGTTAACTCCGACGGCATTTTGCACAGCGTCCGCACCGAATCGCGGCGCAACCCGCCGCTCGACATGGCGCAGCCGGGTTTCAAGAAGATCATCGCGGTCACCTTGAACGAACCCGAGATTGTCCACGTCAGCTGCGACGCGCACGGCTGGATGCACGGATACTGGTTCGTCGCGGGCAATCCGTACTACGCGGTGACCGGCGCCGACGGCAGTTTCACGATCAAGGACGTGCCGCCCGGCACGTACACGCTCACCGCGTGGCAGGAGAAGCTCGGCACCCGGACGCACAAGGTCATCGTCGAGCCGGGCAAGACGGTCAGCATTGACTTCACGATGGGCCTCGACAAGAAATAG
- a CDS encoding helicase-related protein, with protein MRNAYLVSLPMGAGKTQLVLRKILHGTGWRVAACNSRLKRTLIVGPNHHIQKVWLRELLLLAGDRGLVQDLNEEQIRSMSFRRLHRVLTREGIRIPTYRTYRLLARQQKGRWHYVVLDEWHRSTHKIIEQCERWVAKEPSRRPWYVGGHQIIKDLFFVSATPVNPVLEEEEAIDSEPYDEELFRERIAIAIKRALTIIQGFMGRREEIDGQFFEIAARIKLRKLAAGRFHWKLPRGANQTVAGPTNDELRLVHSGINDDQWSLEYARAVGLVRTIWDPHKQMHRLSRAQAGRRKSFGMPYKIIHVVSNGKRRRPAWCYLSEHPRLARLLKVLECEGVVAPTKEGLVLTRKSKGLVFCAHRGVALGLVETLNKRLGDDTAKTNVDAEDVDSVTDDFNRRATPPYILVATDVLSEGVDLQWACKLLVHYELPWSPLRLFQRVGRLTRRKGRLGFNSNVRVAHVIVPGSVEEERVNRLLRRIHFLADEKLWPTSAPPAKLARSLIGSGPSLHLVEALR; from the coding sequence GTGCGTAACGCCTATCTTGTCTCTCTGCCGATGGGCGCTGGCAAGACCCAACTCGTCCTCAGGAAGATACTTCACGGGACCGGGTGGCGCGTGGCTGCGTGCAATTCTCGATTAAAGCGCACACTAATCGTCGGGCCAAACCACCACATTCAAAAAGTTTGGCTGCGAGAATTATTGCTGCTCGCCGGTGATCGTGGACTTGTTCAGGACCTAAACGAAGAGCAGATCCGGAGCATGTCGTTCAGGCGACTTCATCGTGTTTTAACCCGTGAGGGAATCAGAATCCCAACTTATCGAACCTACCGATTGTTGGCCAGGCAACAGAAGGGTCGTTGGCATTACGTGGTTCTCGACGAATGGCACCGCTCCACCCATAAGATCATCGAACAGTGCGAGCGTTGGGTCGCCAAAGAACCGAGCCGTCGCCCATGGTATGTGGGCGGTCATCAAATAATAAAGGACCTGTTCTTTGTGTCCGCCACCCCGGTGAATCCGGTCCTTGAGGAGGAAGAAGCGATTGATTCAGAGCCCTACGACGAGGAATTGTTCCGCGAACGCATCGCGATTGCGATTAAGCGAGCTCTGACGATCATCCAAGGCTTCATGGGTCGCCGCGAAGAAATCGATGGCCAGTTCTTCGAGATTGCGGCGCGCATCAAGTTGAGGAAGCTCGCAGCTGGCCGGTTCCACTGGAAGCTGCCACGCGGTGCCAACCAAACGGTTGCCGGTCCTACGAACGACGAGTTGCGTCTCGTTCATAGCGGAATCAATGACGACCAATGGTCCCTTGAGTACGCACGGGCGGTTGGGCTGGTGCGGACTATATGGGACCCCCACAAGCAAATGCACCGATTGAGCCGCGCACAAGCAGGCCGGCGTAAGAGCTTCGGAATGCCGTACAAGATTATCCACGTCGTTAGCAACGGCAAAAGGCGCCGGCCCGCATGGTGCTATCTTTCCGAGCATCCGCGTTTGGCTAGACTGCTGAAGGTGCTCGAGTGCGAAGGCGTGGTGGCTCCTACGAAGGAAGGTCTGGTGCTTACTCGAAAATCCAAAGGGCTGGTCTTCTGTGCGCACCGCGGCGTAGCGTTGGGTTTGGTCGAAACACTTAACAAGCGACTTGGCGATGACACCGCCAAGACTAATGTCGATGCAGAAGACGTCGATTCGGTGACGGATGACTTTAACAGGCGAGCAACGCCTCCATATATTCTTGTGGCCACAGATGTCCTTTCAGAGGGCGTCGACCTGCAGTGGGCGTGCAAGTTGCTCGTACACTACGAGCTGCCTTGGTCGCCGCTTCGCTTGTTCCAGCGAGTCGGGCGGCTGACGCGTCGCAAAGGAAGGCTGGGCTTCAACTCGAACGTTCGAGTAGCCCATGTCATCGTTCCCGGCAGCGTTGAAGAAGAGCGCGTAAATCGGCTGTTGCGCCGGATACACTTCTTAGCCGACGAGAAACTATGGCCAACTTCCGCACCACCCGCCAAACTCGCCCGCTCACTGATTGGGAGCGGCCCAAGTCTTCATCTAGTTGAAGCGCTCCGGTGA